The window cccaaaaaatatatatatatatattatgatgaaGAAAACTTTAGATATTTTTAGGTTGTTTATCCAGCTTTGAAGAAACCAAGAGAAGATAATAACGTGTGACATTATAGACCGAGGAATGGGGCAGCAAAGAAAGGTGAGTGATCCTTAAGCCCTAGAGTTGTGTAAAGAAAGTGATAAGTTGAAAGATATATCTCAAACCACTTGTGACATTGGTCCGTGACAGGACCACAACATCAAGTTGACGATGATTATGAACATGAACATGCATACCATGAAAAGGACCACAAGGATAGATAGTAGAATGGACTTCACGATGGAAACTTTTTCGactaaaaataaacaagaataaGGGGTTTACTGCAGAAATAATGAGAGATTAATAGGAGTGAAAACCCAAATCCAAAACACTTATTATAATTGCTTTTTTTCAGCAGGAAGCTACCTAAAGCGTAGATCTAAAGATTTTGCTGAACTTAAAAGGCCATATTTTAGCTTCACTTATACTGTGGTAAATCCATCCTTTCACTCTTTTCCATCAGCCGCACGGAGTGAGCCCAACTGAATCGGTGCTTGAGTTCCAACCACCTTTGATGACCCGTAAAGCGTAACATCGCTtccttttgctttctctttctcgATCTGTTCCTTTATCCAGAAGTAGGTTATTCTAAGCCCCTCCTGTTTAACGATTATGGTCAAAACAAAATCAGCATAAAATTCTCTTTGAGGTGCTACTTGAGTAAACAATGTCGGTACCTTCAATCTCATATTTGGAGCCCAACCAAGCTTTTCTTTGATGAGATTGTTGTCTGAGTTACGGCCACGGACACCTTCTGGGCCCGGAATGTGGTGAATTGGAAGCTTCTTCTCCTCAAAACTGAGAACCATCTCAGCCATCTCATTCATGCTGACCATTTCATCGCTTCCGATGTTCACAGGCTCACGGAAATCTGATTTTGTCAacctaaaacacacaaaaatgagTGAAAAATTCAGACAATTATTATGTGTAACATAAAAATGTCATCATTTATAATTTGGAGCTAATGCCCTCACCTGAGTACACCTTCAATGCACTCATCGATGAAGGTAAATGAGCGGGTTTGAAGCCCATCTCCCCACATCTCGAACCTATCAGTGGAGGTGAGAGCCTTTCTGCAGAAAGCAGCAGGAGCCTTCTCCCTTCCGCCTGAATTAACCAATTTGTACAGCAATTATAAATCCCAATGGTACACAATTAATTATTCTCGCAAAGTCTGGaaactgtttgtttgtttgtgtggtTACCTTTCCATGTTCCAAAAGGACCATAAATGTTATGGAACCTTCCAATGCGGCACTCAATCCCAAAATCTTTGTTGTAATGCTTGCACAACTCCTCGGTTGCAAGTTTCTCCAAACCATAAGCATCTTGAGGCTATATTAACATTAGAAATCAAAGTATATAGTAAAATAAGAAAGACTCAGAACATATAAACCATATTCAACAGGGTTACACAAACCTCTGCAGGCCAAGCATCTGACTCCTTCAGGCTCACGTTAGTAGTTTCCAGCTGCTTGAACTCTGGATAGATACACGCACTAGAAGCATAGAAGAACCTGAAACACAGAaaaagttgtaaataaaacaaaacacacaaaagtaaGTTCGAAAAACCCAAGAAATATAATCTAACCTCTTAATCCCATTGATCCTAGCAGCCTCAATCATGTTGAAACTGATCATAGTGTTGTTATACATGATGACGGAGTGGTTGGACTGGATAAAACCCATACCACCCATATCAGCAGCCAAGTTAAAGACATGATCAACTCCTTCAGTAACCTTGAGACAATTCTCCATAACCCTGAGATCAACAAGGTGGAACTCATCACAGAACATATCTTCAGTCATATGCTCATTCTTCTTCCAGTCAGAAGCAATAACGTAATGCCCTTCGTGCTTCAAACGACGAGCAATGTGAGATGCAATGAAACCTCCAGCGCCAGTAATTGATATCTTGAGCTTCTCAGATGGCCAATAAAGCTCTCTCTCAAGCTCCTTGTATGTGTAAGCACCATAGTCAGTTCCATTGCTAGTTCCCATTCTACATcaacaaaaaagacaaacacaaatctaTCAGAAAACAAATCTGTTCCAGCAAACCTAAGTGAAATGAAAAAATTGTGCAAGAACAAGATCTCATGCAAGGACTTAGAGAATTTGATACAAATCACTGTACAGATCATAATATTGAGGTAAAACAAACACTGATTCCAGAATTAGCCGCATTGGATTCGACATGATAATCACCCAGATACAAAATTCGAAACGAATTGCTTAGGAATCcgaaattgaaaggaaaaaaaaaaaaaaaaaccctagattacAGGATCAGAGAAATAAGGATTTGGAGAGGAAAAATGGATCTTTACCTGAGAAGCGAGTTGGAAGAGATAAtgcagagagaaaaagagaggtgGAAGGGTAAGAGATTTAGGGAGAGAAGAGTTTTGGCattgtatatataatagagagagaaggagacaggggaagatgaagaggaaggtGAACAGAGCAACACCACtcgttccttttttttttttccaactccTTTATTAGTATTGTACTGTGTGTGcctatctttgttttttcttttttttttttattaatagtaGACTAAGtataatatccaaaaataaaaaactagtGGAAATTTAATTTTGcctagttaatatttgataagGTTTTGTGGATTTTAGGTAGTGACTGGAAGCTTATAAAAAgctgttttcattcatttttttgttaaaaccacaCTTCAACACCCAATCATAACTTTATTTACTAAATTTGcgtttttttcaaaatataaaaataaaactgggATTGCAGATTTATCAGATAGATAATAGGGTTAACTGCTTTTTCAACGATCAGAAGTCTTTACCCAGCGGTATTTTGAAAAACGCATAGGgtaatataatttactttttttttcttttttcatttttactttttaattactaaaagcAGTAATTTATTctacaaagaaaaaactttcATATCTTTTATGTAGCTCTCATATCTCACTTAAAtaactttttgtaatatttatatgtataactttaaaaaaactattagataacatttgatttataatgtattgttaatgatttaatacaaaatacatttttaaatcattatagATTCAATTTCTATGTTAACAAGTATAGAAATTATTATAACGATATGTAAATCATTACAGATTCAGATTTAATATGTAACATGTAtgattgaaatttaattttatataaattttgatatttaaaattcataaatgatatattaaaaattgtatgtttgttaacattaaactaaaaactttaatttataattacaattaatatattaaaatatatttttcacacTATATActgttttttcaccaatcaaacaattatattaattataatatttgtaccgcttattctaattataatatttgtaccGCTattattttttcaccaatcaaacattactTTGATCCGCTTATTTTGTAATAACCGCACTTGTCTCGCAAATATATTTTTCCCGCATGAActgcagttgaaccgtaccgcactataAAATCGTTTGTCCCGCACAACCAAATACGCTGTCACCATTCGGACCCTTAGATTATTAtcccttttatatatatatatatatatatatatatatatatatatatttaataggGAGGGACATTACTTAATCGGTTTAGTTATTTTTGGgtgtgttttggattttttttaaaaaaaaaaattgagatagaattttgttttgatgtattttggatttttgtgattttggctttagttttaaatgtttatgatgtttttttcaattattttgataaatGTTGGGAAATTTGTTATGCTTTGTAGTAAAAAATCTTTTCAAACACCATTTTTAAACTTTGAGATTTTTTACCTCAGGTgtgttttaagtaaaaaaatccTTGTAATCTTTCAAAATAGTTAATATTTAATCACATTATTAGTTCAATAACActatattttagaagattattCAAAATTGCTAAAGGGTGAGGAATCCTCTCACAATTCTATACCTTAAAGATTTCAATCATAAGTATAAGATCGATATCTTTATCCTTgtagaaactaaaaataaatatagttatGTACAAAAACTTCGCAAAGATCTCTATTTCAATCATCAAATCTTGAACTCTCTGATAGTATAAGTGGGGGTCTAGCTATCTTTTGGCGGAATACGGTAAAGTGTGAATTTTTTGTCTCCACCTACACTTTACTATACTGAtctatcttcttataattaaaagaggagTATGTTTTTATAAATGTCCGAAATCCTCACTGTATTTACAGCAATTGCCACTGAATacatataaaaggaaaaagaatcgATTAATTGAACAGGGTAAATGTGTcagaaattattataaaaaaaaccccCACCCAAACAGCTAGGATCCgcgtgtttttaaaaaaaacccgGTTTCCATTTTCCTATGGGCCAGATTAATACATATCGACCATATTATCAATACCAAGAGGTTTTAAAAATTGTCCATAAGCCCAATATTTTCAGCCTTCGACAAACACACTTCAGAATATTCcttggtattttttttggtaactatTCAAACAATATCTTCTCAATCAATCTCGCCCTCAAATCTATCTACATAATCTTGACAATCAATCAACATTGAAAGCAAATTCTATCAGATACATAATATAATCCTAATCATAACCAAAAATCTCGCAATCATGAACGCCTCTTTGTTACAAATCCTATACGATACCCTAGGATACTCAACCACTATAAATAATCCAACATCAAACACATTTATAACTCATCAAGCAAAAATCATTTCTCAAGCAAAAttcaacaagcaacaaacaatgGCTGCAGCTTATGCTTACCTTCGAGACGTTAAACCTTACAAGACTTCTTGGAAGGTCCAAGTCAGGGTCCTTCATTCATGGAAGACCTACTCAACAAGGTTTGGTGAAACTTTCGATATGATGCTCTCAGATGTCCAAGTAAGTTTAAATACTGGTGTCTCCCATCATTCACCtgtaattttatgttttataatgcAACTAAAATGTACCTTATAACTTCTTTTAACAGGGGACGAAGATTCACGCTTCTGTCAAGAAAGACTTGATCAGTCGTTTTGAAAACAAGGTCGTGACCGGGCAATGGAGAACTGTCGAGAACTTTGGTTTGAGTATCGCCACTGGTCAATTCAAGCCTACTGCCCATCGTTACAAGATGTCTTTCATCACTCAAACCATTGTCAGTAGGATGGACTCTGTGTCTGATGATCCGTATTTAACTCTTTCCCCATTTGTTTCTGTCCTGTCCGACAACCTGAATGAAAACCATATGATAGgtgagttattttaattttaccatATCAAATGTTTAAAGAAACCTAAAATATTTGCTAATTCAATGACATCATTCATCAGATATTGTTGGTCAAATTGTGAATGTTGGAGAGATGGAAACCATCGATGTCAACAACAGACCCACTAAGAAGATCAGTTTTGAGCTTCGGGATGAGAGGTAGCGTTTTATTCTAAATACTTTATATGTGAAAACATATGTCATCCGAACATTCATAACATTGTTTAATTGTGTGTTGCTTTTATTAGTGATGATAGACTACCATGCACTTTGTGGGGTACATTCACTGCGCAAGTGCATAGTGCTTGTGAACCTGATGCTCAAGCACGTGTTATTTGTCTGGTGAGATTTGCGAAAATCAAGACTTACAATGGTAAGTTTTAATCATTTAACCTTATCCCAGAGTAGTAATTTTTTGCTTAAAAAACCTCAATGTTGTATGTTTTAACCAGTCGAGATTTAAAAAATCTTCAATGTTGTTTACTCTTATAGAGAAGAGGAGTATCTCCAATTCTTTCAACGCATCTGTGGTGGTAATTAATCCCGACTATGCTGACATCCTAGAGTGGCAGAATAAGAAAgtttaactacatatatttaagaCCCGGTTATGCTTAGTGTATATTGGATTTTATCAGCCCTActtaacatatatgtatatatatgtaaggtTGCCAAATGATGGGCTTGCTATTACCTTAATTGAGAGGAGACCAAGGAATAATTTGCAGTTAGCAAGTGTAGGCGAGTTCTACCATAACTTCCCAAGGAGGAACATACAAGCTATCTTGGATATGATTGAGGTAATTAATTTCATTGTATCAGtgttaaaaatcataaaattatggTAAGTTCATAACAACTGTAATCGTAGTTAGTTGACTGTAATTGTTGATGTTTTTAGCCCATCTTTTCCACAGTATCCTCTTATTTTTCCatatggtgaagatggtttcagaGTTGGAATTGAGGAGTGTTTAAACGGTAAtcagaaagatgaagaaaaaagtttatttaaatGCGGCAGTGGTTTGCTTTCAGAATCCAAGAAAGAGAAAACGAGGCTCAGACTCTACTTCGGTCTAAGAGCCTTTTCCAACAATTTTTGGTTGATGCATACACGACTTTAGAATCAAACAGGTTGTCGTATATCAAATATAATCAGTCTACTATTCGTTGTGATAACTATGCATCAATTCAAGCTGCAGCAGAGGCCGGAACAAATAGCATGGAAGAGCAAGGAAAGGAAGTTCGAATACCAGCCTCTTTCACTGGTGGACCTCGGTATATGTTGCATAGTTATTATGATGCAATGGCTACATGTAAACAGTACGACTTTCCTGACTTATTCATTACATTTACATGTAACCCTAAGTGGCCAGAAGTAACAAGGTATTTGAAAAAGCGGAAGCTTAATTCTGATGATAGACCAGACATTATGTGTCATATCTTCAAAATTAAACTTGATTCTTTGATGAAAGATTTAACGGAAGACTATCTCCTAGGGAAGACTATAGCTGGTAAGAATTTTAATTGACAGTTTATTCACCGCAATCTTTCACATACATGTTctaattcatgatttttttaataaaatgcagCTATGTACACGGTTGAATTCCAGAAGCGGGGACTTCCTCATGCTCATATTTTGTTATTCATGGATCCTAGCTGTAAATTGCCAACAGCTGATGACATTAACAAAATAATCTCAGCTGAGATACCAGATAAGGATGAAGATCCTGAACTATACAGCGTTGTTAAGGATTGTATGATTCATGGACCTTGTGGTGCGGCTAATATAAATTCTCCGTGTATGGTGGATGGAAAGTGTTCTAAGTTTTACCCAAAAGAGAATGTTGAAGAAACTTCAGTTTGTAAAGACGGATATCCAATCTATAGAAGGCGAGCATCTTCTAATTTTGTAGAGAAAGGTCCACTGAAGTGTGATAACAAATATGTTGTTCCTTACAATCATATCCTATCATTGTGATATCGTGCTCACATCAATGTTGAGTGGTGCAACCAATCCGGTTCAATAAAGTACTTATTTAAGTATATTAACAAAGGGCAAGATCGTGTTGCAGTTGTTCTAGaacctaaaaagaaaactacGGATACGAATGAGACTGAAGCTGGGAGTAACAATGTTACAGAtggtgagaaaacaaaaaaggatgaAATAAAGGAATACTTTGATTGCAGGTTCGAATCACAGACTCCTAATTGcctttcttttgtatttgttttctttacta is drawn from Camelina sativa cultivar DH55 chromosome 8, Cs, whole genome shotgun sequence and contains these coding sequences:
- the LOC104707129 gene encoding GDP-mannose 3,5-epimerase, which produces MGTSNGTDYGAYTYKELERELYWPSEKLKISITGAGGFIASHIARRLKHEGHYVIASDWKKNEHMTEDMFCDEFHLVDLRVMENCLKVTEGVDHVFNLAADMGGMGFIQSNHSVIMYNNTMISFNMIEAARINGIKRFFYASSACIYPEFKQLETTNVSLKESDAWPAEPQDAYGLEKLATEELCKHYNKDFGIECRIGRFHNIYGPFGTWKGGREKAPAAFCRKALTSTDRFEMWGDGLQTRSFTFIDECIEGVLRLTKSDFREPVNIGSDEMVSMNEMAEMVLSFEEKKLPIHHIPGPEGVRGRNSDNNLIKEKLGWAPNMRLKEGLRITYFWIKEQIEKEKAKGSDVTLYGSSKVVGTQAPIQLGSLRAADGKE
- the LOC104709508 gene encoding replication protein A 70 kDa DNA-binding subunit C-like codes for the protein MAAAYAYLRDVKPYKTSWKVQVRVLHSWKTYSTRFGETFDMMLSDVQGTKIHASVKKDLISRFENKVVTGQWRTVENFGLSIATGQFKPTAHRYKMSFITQTIVSRMDSVSDDPYLTLSPFVSVLSDNLNENHMIDIVGQIVNVGEMETIDVNNRPTKKISFELRDESDDRLPCTLWGTFTAQVHSACEPDAQARVICLVRFAKIKTYNVEI